The following proteins come from a genomic window of Yinghuangia sp. ASG 101:
- a CDS encoding NDP-hexose 2,3-dehydratase family protein, which translates to MSGILSTPTADRSTAVRITESALALDGVARLTELRTWFAERRAHDVTTVEPVPLDALERWHTDPDTGNLVHESGGFFRIEGLSAEVRGAAVPAWTQPIITQREVGVLGILAKEFDGVLHFLMQAKNEPGNFDGVELSPTVQATRSNYTKVHGGSAVPYIDYFLDTARNRVIADVLQSEQGAWFHQKRNRNIIVETDEDVTVRDGFAWFTLGQIHRLLADDAVVNMDSRTVLSCLPFSGAGLAAAFPIFGDDFHSALLHSCSDDSGSLHSTGSILSWITDTRSRHDVRARTIPLRDVDRWIRSGGTISHESGLFFTVMGVSVRAGHREVASWCQPLVAPIGIGVNAFLVKRVDGVLHALVHARVQPGYLDVTELGPTVQATPGNYAWLPPEARPRFLDEVLAATPDTIRFDSLLSEEGGRFHHARNRYLVIETAPDHAPDPGPDFRWLTLHQLVGLLRHSHYVNVEARTLTACLHSLTGTTS; encoded by the coding sequence ATGTCCGGCATTTTGTCCACGCCGACGGCGGACCGGTCCACCGCCGTGCGGATCACCGAGTCCGCACTCGCCCTCGACGGCGTCGCCCGCCTGACGGAACTGCGGACCTGGTTCGCCGAACGCCGCGCGCACGACGTCACCACGGTCGAACCCGTGCCCTTGGACGCGCTGGAACGCTGGCACACCGACCCGGACACCGGGAACCTCGTCCACGAGAGCGGCGGATTCTTCCGGATCGAGGGGCTGTCCGCCGAGGTGCGCGGGGCCGCGGTCCCGGCGTGGACGCAGCCGATCATCACGCAGCGGGAGGTCGGCGTCCTCGGCATCCTGGCCAAGGAATTCGACGGCGTCCTGCACTTCTTGATGCAGGCGAAGAATGAGCCGGGGAATTTCGACGGCGTCGAGTTGTCCCCCACCGTGCAGGCGACGCGCAGCAACTACACGAAGGTGCACGGCGGGTCCGCGGTCCCCTACATCGACTATTTCCTCGACACCGCGCGGAACCGGGTGATCGCCGACGTCCTGCAATCCGAGCAGGGCGCCTGGTTCCACCAAAAACGCAATCGCAACATCATCGTCGAAACCGACGAAGACGTCACGGTCCGCGACGGATTCGCGTGGTTCACCCTCGGCCAGATCCACCGCCTGCTGGCCGACGACGCGGTCGTCAACATGGATTCCCGGACCGTGCTGTCCTGCCTCCCGTTCTCCGGCGCCGGCCTCGCCGCGGCCTTCCCGATCTTTGGCGACGACTTCCACAGCGCGCTCCTGCACTCGTGCAGCGACGACTCCGGCTCCCTGCACAGCACCGGGTCGATCCTGAGCTGGATCACCGACACCCGCAGCCGCCACGACGTCCGCGCCCGGACCATCCCGCTGCGCGACGTCGACCGCTGGATCCGTTCGGGTGGGACGATCTCCCACGAATCCGGGCTGTTCTTCACCGTCATGGGCGTCAGCGTCCGCGCCGGACACCGCGAAGTCGCCTCCTGGTGCCAGCCGTTGGTCGCACCGATCGGCATCGGGGTGAACGCGTTCCTGGTCAAGCGCGTCGACGGTGTCCTCCACGCCCTGGTCCACGCCCGCGTCCAACCGGGCTACCTGGACGTCACCGAACTCGGCCCCACCGTCCAGGCCACCCCCGGCAACTACGCCTGGCTCCCACCCGAGGCCCGCCCCCGCTTCCTCGACGAAGTCCTCGCCGCCACCCCCGACACCATCCGCTTCGACAGCCTCCTGTCGGAGGAAGGCGGACGGTTCCACCACGCCCGCAACCGCTACCTCGTCATCGAAACCGCCCCCGACCACGCCCCCGACCCGGGCCCCGACTTCCGCTGGCTCACCCTCCACCAACTCGTGGGCCTGCTCCGCCACAGCCACTACGTCAACGTCGAGGCCCGCACCCTCACCGCCTGCCTCCACAGCCTCACCGGCACCACGAGCTGA
- a CDS encoding dipeptide ABC transporter ATP-binding protein, translating to MNTPRPDAAPAAPLLDIDGLVVRYRLRRGPLTAVRGVSLSVAAGETVAVVGESGSGKSTTAHAVLGLLPDAAAVAGGRITFDGTDVTRLGERRRRALRGREIALIPQDPGTALNPVWRVGRQVAEALTAHGLADRKSAPDAVLRLLADAGMPDPERRARQYPHELSGGLRQRVLIAIAMAARPRLIVADEPTSALDVIVQRQILDHLGALTRASGTSVLLITHDLGVAAERADRIVVMAAGEVVETGASHTVVNAPTHPYTRQLVAAAPSFAASGGAAARGPAAARPDSAQAPPAARVENLVKDYRVPHTAEPLRAVDDVTFEVPRGETYALVGESGSGKSTVARLVLRLAEPTAGRVHIGGEDVTEWRGRALRPLRRRAQLVYQNPYESLNPRMTVGAIIRDPPAAHGIGTRRERAARAAELLDMVALPAAVADRRPAELSGGQRQRVAIARALALDPDLLVCDEPVSALDVSVQAQILDLLADLQERLGLSYLFISHDLAVVRQLAHHVGVMRQGRLVESGPADRVLGCPSHPYTQALLAAVPGASAVTARS from the coding sequence ATGAACACCCCCCGCCCCGACGCGGCGCCCGCCGCACCGCTCCTCGACATCGACGGCCTCGTCGTCCGCTACCGGCTCCGGCGCGGGCCGCTCACCGCCGTGCGCGGCGTGAGCCTGAGCGTCGCCGCGGGCGAGACCGTCGCCGTCGTCGGCGAGTCGGGGTCCGGCAAGTCGACCACCGCGCACGCCGTCCTCGGACTGCTCCCCGACGCCGCCGCGGTCGCCGGCGGCCGGATCACCTTCGACGGCACGGACGTGACCCGGCTCGGCGAACGCCGCCGACGCGCCCTGCGCGGCCGGGAGATCGCCCTGATCCCGCAGGACCCGGGGACCGCGCTCAACCCCGTGTGGCGGGTCGGCCGACAGGTCGCCGAGGCACTGACCGCACACGGCCTCGCCGACCGCAAGAGCGCGCCGGACGCCGTACTGCGGCTGCTCGCCGACGCCGGGATGCCCGACCCCGAGCGGCGCGCCCGGCAATACCCGCACGAACTCTCCGGCGGGCTGCGGCAGCGCGTGCTCATCGCCATCGCGATGGCCGCCCGCCCCCGGCTGATCGTCGCCGACGAGCCCACCAGCGCGCTCGACGTGATCGTGCAGCGGCAGATCCTCGACCACCTCGGCGCGTTGACCCGCGCGTCCGGGACGAGCGTGCTGCTGATCACCCACGACCTGGGGGTCGCGGCCGAACGCGCCGACCGGATCGTGGTGATGGCCGCGGGCGAGGTCGTCGAGACCGGCGCGTCGCACACCGTCGTGAACGCGCCGACCCACCCGTACACCCGGCAACTCGTCGCCGCGGCACCCTCGTTCGCCGCGTCCGGCGGGGCCGCGGCCCGCGGGCCCGCCGCCGCGCGGCCGGATTCCGCCCAGGCACCCCCGGCGGCCCGCGTCGAGAACCTGGTCAAGGACTACCGCGTGCCGCACACCGCCGAACCCCTGCGCGCCGTCGACGACGTCACCTTCGAGGTGCCCCGAGGCGAGACATACGCGCTGGTCGGCGAGTCCGGATCGGGCAAGTCGACCGTCGCCCGGCTGGTGCTCCGACTGGCCGAACCCACCGCGGGACGCGTCCACATCGGCGGCGAGGACGTCACCGAGTGGCGCGGTCGCGCGCTGCGCCCGCTGCGCCGCCGCGCCCAACTCGTGTACCAGAACCCGTACGAGTCGCTGAACCCGAGGATGACGGTCGGCGCGATCATCCGGGACCCGCCGGCCGCGCACGGCATCGGCACCCGACGCGAACGAGCGGCGCGCGCCGCGGAGTTGCTCGACATGGTGGCGCTGCCCGCCGCCGTCGCCGACCGCCGGCCCGCCGAACTGTCCGGCGGGCAACGGCAGCGCGTCGCGATCGCCCGCGCCCTGGCACTCGACCCGGACCTGCTGGTGTGCGACGAACCGGTGTCCGCCCTGGACGTGTCGGTGCAGGCGCAGATCCTCGATCTGCTCGCCGACCTCCAGGAACGGCTGGGCCTGAGTTACCTGTTCATCTCCCACGACCTGGCCGTGGTGCGCCAACTCGCCCACCACGTCGGCGTCATGCGGCAGGGCCGCCTCGTCGAGAGCGGCCCCGCCGACCGCGTCCTCGGCTGTCCGAGCCACCCGTACACCCAGGCGCTGCTGGCCGCCGTCCCCGGCGCGTCCGCCGTCACCGCCCGGTCCTGA
- the rfbH gene encoding lipopolysaccharide biosynthesis protein RfbH, which translates to MSATDKDLILELVRKYHRDEEAQREFIPGTTPILPSGAVFDEDDRAALVEAALLLRIAAGPAATAFERRFADLLGRRKAHLTNSGSSANLLALTALTQKELGPRRLKPGDEVITVAAGFPTTVNPIVQNGLVPVLVDVSLRTYNTTAELVAEAIGPRTRGIMIAHALGNPFPAAEIRQLADEHDLHFVEDNCDAVGSFYDGRPTGSFGDLATSSFYPAHHITMGEGGCVVTDRVALAKIVESLRDWGRDCWCEPAASDTCRKRFGHQLGKLPYGYDHKYTFSRVGYNLKSTDIQAALGLAQLDKLPEFGAARRHNWQRLREGLDGVRGLLLPEPTPGSDPSWFGFVLTVADDAAFTRAEIVDHLEARRIGTRMLFSGNLARQPAYQDVEFRVVGDLRNSDTITERTFWVGVYPGITHEMTDYVAATIREFTAARR; encoded by the coding sequence ATGAGCGCGACGGACAAGGACCTGATACTCGAACTCGTCCGCAAGTACCACCGCGACGAGGAGGCGCAGCGGGAGTTCATCCCCGGCACGACCCCGATCCTGCCGTCGGGCGCGGTCTTCGACGAGGACGACCGGGCCGCGCTGGTCGAGGCCGCGCTGCTCCTGCGGATCGCCGCGGGCCCGGCCGCCACGGCCTTCGAGCGCCGGTTCGCCGACCTCCTCGGGCGCCGCAAGGCACACCTGACCAACTCCGGTTCGTCCGCGAACCTGCTGGCCCTGACCGCGCTCACCCAGAAGGAACTGGGCCCGAGGCGGCTCAAACCCGGCGACGAGGTCATCACCGTCGCGGCGGGCTTCCCCACCACGGTCAACCCGATCGTGCAGAACGGCCTGGTGCCCGTCCTGGTCGACGTGTCGCTGCGCACGTACAACACGACGGCGGAGCTGGTCGCCGAGGCCATCGGGCCGCGCACCCGGGGCATCATGATCGCCCACGCGCTCGGCAACCCGTTCCCGGCCGCCGAGATCCGGCAGTTGGCCGACGAGCACGACCTGCACTTCGTGGAGGACAACTGCGACGCGGTCGGCTCCTTTTACGACGGGCGGCCGACCGGCAGTTTCGGCGACCTGGCCACCTCCAGCTTCTATCCCGCCCACCACATCACCATGGGCGAGGGGGGTTGTGTCGTCACCGACCGCGTGGCGCTGGCCAAGATCGTCGAGTCGCTGCGGGACTGGGGCCGTGACTGCTGGTGCGAGCCGGCCGCCAGCGACACCTGCAGGAAGCGCTTCGGCCACCAACTGGGCAAGCTGCCCTACGGGTACGACCACAAGTACACGTTCTCCCGCGTCGGCTACAACCTCAAGAGCACCGACATCCAGGCCGCCCTGGGCCTCGCCCAGCTCGACAAACTCCCGGAGTTCGGTGCCGCGCGCCGGCACAACTGGCAGCGGCTGCGCGAAGGGCTCGACGGCGTACGGGGGTTGCTGCTGCCCGAGCCGACACCCGGCAGCGACCCGAGCTGGTTCGGCTTCGTCCTGACCGTCGCCGACGACGCGGCGTTCACCCGCGCGGAGATCGTCGACCACCTGGAGGCGCGCCGGATCGGCACCCGGATGCTCTTCTCCGGCAACCTCGCCCGCCAACCCGCGTACCAGGACGTCGAGTTCCGCGTGGTCGGCGACCTGCGCAACAGCGACACCATCACCGAGCGCACGTTCTGGGTCGGCGTCTACCCCGGCATCACCCACGAGATGACGGACTACGTGGCCGCCACCATCCGCGAGTTCACGGCGGCGCGCCGGTGA
- a CDS encoding multicopper oxidase family protein has translation MPNRRQFVTTTAAVLGAASLARSAARTASATTDHERGGPGAGLPANTTDLTKFRDPIRIPPVIKPSASTPEITVRQIATTVRFHSELPPTPVWAYEGSVPGPTIVVRRDQRLRVAWRNEISGPFPVTAIQVPFTDLGSLLDPGRGTATPDPSVAALPAWNVVHLHGAVTGGGNDGWTENGISPGDTQLVEYANAQRSTALWYHDHANCITAFNVYAGLAGQFLIRDAEEDALNLPSGPRELPLVIADRNLDTDAQGVPTGRLLHRIGYVDGGTPEHPTRLNLPFIGPYNVVNGVIWPYVPVDSRWWRFRILNGANTREYTLELRVENPDGTLTPVPGALVQIGGDHGLLPAPVRLDALTLGAAERADVLVDFKDHAGKRLRLVDTNTSGPSPLGPEVLQFRVEKARSAETFTLPSVVSPSFRRLTRADLPADHVERWIALSTDDGQPLGHPEIWELTETPADYQARPGDRLLTVTDAAGTSRSFRRTASVLDDALGFFVAQDSWEVWNFVHIAGPGHPMHVHLLGFQALRRDVYTATASTAPDDVVHWTATHQAPGVLGPEEQGWKDTIRVAPYEVVTIAGQFTGATGRYLYHCHILEHEDEGMMRPFTVTPKQVLTRMGHHSPHHPTAHTHNHQ, from the coding sequence ATGCCGAACCGCCGCCAGTTCGTCACCACGACCGCCGCCGTCCTGGGCGCCGCCTCCCTCGCACGGAGTGCCGCGCGCACCGCCTCGGCAACCACCGACCACGAGCGCGGCGGGCCCGGAGCCGGCCTGCCCGCGAACACCACCGACCTCACGAAGTTCCGTGACCCGATACGCATACCTCCGGTGATCAAGCCGTCCGCGTCGACCCCGGAGATCACCGTCCGGCAGATCGCCACCACGGTGCGGTTCCACTCCGAGCTGCCGCCGACGCCGGTGTGGGCGTACGAAGGCTCGGTGCCGGGGCCCACCATCGTCGTCCGGCGCGACCAACGGCTCCGCGTCGCCTGGCGGAACGAGATCAGCGGCCCGTTCCCGGTCACGGCAATCCAGGTGCCGTTCACCGACCTCGGCTCCCTGCTGGACCCCGGGCGCGGCACCGCCACCCCCGACCCGTCGGTGGCCGCGCTGCCCGCCTGGAACGTGGTGCACCTGCACGGCGCGGTCACCGGCGGCGGCAACGACGGATGGACCGAGAACGGCATCTCGCCCGGTGACACCCAGCTCGTCGAGTACGCCAACGCGCAGCGCTCGACCGCGCTGTGGTACCACGACCACGCCAACTGCATCACGGCGTTCAACGTCTACGCGGGCCTCGCGGGGCAGTTCCTGATCCGCGACGCCGAGGAGGACGCGCTGAACCTGCCCTCCGGCCCCCGCGAACTGCCCCTCGTCATCGCCGACCGCAACCTCGACACCGACGCCCAGGGCGTCCCCACCGGCCGCCTGCTCCACCGCATCGGCTACGTCGACGGCGGTACGCCCGAGCACCCGACGCGGCTCAACCTCCCGTTCATCGGCCCGTACAACGTCGTCAACGGCGTCATCTGGCCGTACGTCCCGGTGGACTCGCGCTGGTGGCGCTTCCGGATCCTCAACGGCGCGAACACCCGGGAATACACCCTGGAGTTGCGGGTGGAGAACCCCGACGGCACGCTGACGCCGGTGCCGGGAGCGCTGGTGCAGATAGGCGGCGACCACGGCCTGTTGCCCGCCCCCGTACGCCTCGACGCGCTGACCCTCGGCGCGGCCGAACGCGCCGACGTGCTCGTCGACTTCAAGGACCACGCCGGCAAACGCCTGCGGCTGGTCGACACCAACACCAGCGGCCCGTCACCGCTGGGTCCCGAAGTCCTGCAATTCCGCGTCGAAAAGGCGCGCTCCGCCGAGACGTTCACGCTGCCTTCCGTGGTCTCGCCCTCCTTCCGCCGCCTGACCCGCGCCGACCTCCCCGCCGACCACGTCGAACGCTGGATCGCCCTGTCCACCGACGACGGCCAACCCCTCGGCCACCCCGAGATCTGGGAGCTGACCGAAACCCCCGCCGACTACCAGGCCCGGCCCGGCGACCGCCTGCTCACCGTCACCGACGCCGCCGGCACGTCACGTTCGTTCCGCAGGACCGCGAGCGTCCTCGACGACGCGCTGGGCTTCTTCGTCGCCCAAGACAGCTGGGAGGTCTGGAACTTCGTCCACATCGCCGGCCCCGGCCACCCCATGCACGTCCACCTCCTGGGCTTCCAGGCTTTGCGCCGCGACGTCTACACCGCGACCGCCTCGACCGCCCCCGACGACGTCGTCCACTGGACCGCGACCCACCAGGCCCCCGGCGTACTCGGCCCCGAGGAACAAGGCTGGAAGGACACCATCCGGGTCGCCCCCTACGAAGTCGTCACCATCGCGGGCCAGTTCACCGGCGCCACCGGCCGCTACCTCTACCACTGCCACATCCTCGAACACGAAGACGAAGGCATGATGCGCCCCTTCACCGTCACCCCCAAACAAGTCCTCACCCGCATGGGCCACCACAGCCCCCACCACCCCACCGCACACACGCACAACCACCAGTGA
- a CDS encoding ABC transporter permease, which produces MTLRPDSAPSPASAPIPAGADKGIPASDAGAPGASAPGASARGEEVGRAKPHDAGPGISAAPGKAARRTIPAWPRITARLRDAALRPGLVLAVAWLVVVVLAGIAPEVFSSTDPLAVDPSVKLHGPSWDHPFGTDSLGRDQYARLVHGAGVSLLSALIATGVGLITGALLGLLAGFLRGVADLVIMRVADMLLSVPALLLSLALIAALGPGTRNAAIAVGVASIATCARIMRSEVLSIRESRYVDAARSSGARRHRVLLRHVLPNALGPVWALAALEFAAAILAVSSLSFLGYGVQPPTPEWGAMVSDGRDSLSVAWWLTTIPGLAVAATVIAANRLSRALDGERNLPR; this is translated from the coding sequence GTGACCCTGCGTCCCGACTCCGCGCCGAGCCCGGCGTCCGCGCCGATTCCGGCGGGAGCGGACAAGGGCATCCCGGCCTCCGACGCGGGGGCGCCCGGCGCGTCGGCCCCCGGCGCGTCGGCCCGCGGTGAGGAGGTCGGCCGCGCCAAGCCTCACGACGCCGGTCCCGGCATCTCGGCCGCTCCCGGGAAGGCCGCCCGGCGGACCATCCCCGCGTGGCCCCGGATCACGGCGCGCCTGCGCGACGCCGCCCTGCGGCCCGGACTGGTGCTCGCCGTCGCGTGGCTGGTCGTCGTCGTCCTGGCCGGCATCGCACCCGAGGTGTTCAGCTCGACCGACCCGCTGGCCGTCGACCCGTCGGTCAAGCTGCACGGACCCTCCTGGGACCACCCGTTCGGCACCGACTCGCTCGGCCGGGACCAGTACGCCCGGCTGGTGCACGGCGCCGGGGTCTCCCTGCTGTCCGCGCTGATCGCCACCGGCGTCGGCCTGATCACCGGGGCGCTGCTCGGCCTGCTCGCCGGATTCCTGCGCGGCGTCGCCGACCTGGTCATCATGCGCGTCGCCGACATGCTGCTGTCCGTCCCGGCGCTGCTGCTCTCCCTCGCCCTGATCGCCGCACTCGGCCCCGGCACCCGCAACGCGGCGATCGCGGTCGGCGTCGCGAGCATCGCGACCTGCGCCCGCATCATGCGCTCGGAGGTGCTGAGCATCCGCGAGAGCCGGTACGTGGACGCGGCCCGGTCCAGCGGCGCCCGCCGCCACCGCGTCCTGCTGCGGCACGTCCTGCCCAACGCGCTCGGGCCCGTATGGGCGCTGGCCGCACTGGAGTTCGCCGCCGCGATCCTCGCGGTCTCGTCGCTCAGCTTCCTCGGCTACGGCGTCCAGCCGCCCACCCCGGAGTGGGGCGCGATGGTCTCCGACGGCCGCGACTCGCTCAGCGTCGCCTGGTGGCTGACCACCATCCCGGGCCTCGCCGTGGCGGCGACCGTGATCGCCGCCAACCGGCTGTCCCGCGCACTCGACGGCGAACGGAACCTCCCGCGATGA
- a CDS encoding Gfo/Idh/MocA family protein: MIGCAGIAWRRMLPAIAANPDTRLAAIASRDAAKARVFTDRFGGEPVAGYGTLLERDDIDAVYVPLPALLHAEWIERSLRAGKHVLSEKPLAPTYASAAELVALAEARGLVLLESFMFLCHSQHTRVRELVGDGVIGELRSLTAEFAFPSKGFDDIRWKPDVGGGALTDIGVYPVRTALLHLGPNVDVVGATLDVDPERAVDTAGAALVVAPNGTSGHLTWGMRHSYRSRYALWGSDGRISVQWAYTPPPTHQPVIRIERQDHVEELTLPAEDQFARVVAAFVARVRHGEPSGLEGESVLRQAQLVDRVRESALTRSGRPPREPIGSA; this comes from the coding sequence GTGATCGGTTGTGCCGGGATCGCCTGGCGGCGCATGCTGCCCGCGATCGCCGCGAATCCCGACACCCGGCTCGCGGCGATCGCCAGTCGCGACGCGGCGAAGGCGCGGGTCTTCACCGACCGCTTCGGCGGCGAACCCGTCGCCGGCTACGGCACGTTGCTGGAACGCGACGACATCGACGCGGTGTATGTCCCCCTGCCGGCGCTGCTGCACGCCGAGTGGATCGAGCGGTCACTGCGCGCCGGCAAGCACGTGCTGTCCGAGAAGCCGCTCGCCCCGACGTACGCGAGCGCCGCCGAACTCGTCGCGCTCGCCGAGGCGCGCGGACTCGTGCTGCTGGAAAGCTTCATGTTCCTGTGCCACTCCCAGCACACCCGCGTACGGGAGCTGGTCGGGGACGGTGTCATCGGCGAACTCCGCAGCCTCACTGCCGAGTTCGCCTTCCCGTCCAAGGGATTCGACGACATTCGCTGGAAACCCGACGTCGGCGGCGGAGCACTCACCGACATCGGCGTCTACCCCGTGCGTACGGCGCTGCTGCACCTCGGCCCAAACGTCGACGTCGTCGGCGCCACACTGGACGTCGACCCGGAGCGTGCCGTCGACACCGCGGGCGCCGCGCTGGTGGTCGCGCCGAACGGCACGAGCGGCCACCTGACGTGGGGCATGCGGCACTCCTACCGCTCCCGGTACGCCCTGTGGGGCAGCGACGGGCGGATATCGGTGCAGTGGGCGTACACCCCGCCGCCCACCCACCAGCCGGTGATCAGAATCGAGCGGCAGGACCACGTCGAGGAGCTGACCCTGCCCGCCGAGGACCAGTTCGCCCGGGTCGTGGCGGCCTTCGTCGCGCGCGTCCGGCACGGCGAACCCTCCGGACTCGAAGGCGAGTCCGTGCTACGCCAGGCCCAACTAGTCGACCGGGTGAGGGAGTCGGCGCTCACGCGATCCGGCCGTCCGCCCCGCGAGCCGATCGGATCAGCATGA